From a single Camarhynchus parvulus chromosome 20, STF_HiC, whole genome shotgun sequence genomic region:
- the ZNF341 gene encoding zinc finger protein 341, which translates to MAQAIFEALEGMDNQTVLAVQSLLDGQGGVTDPSAPSVNSSTAIQPMDDEDVFLCGKCKKQFNSLPAFMTHKREQCQGSAPSLSSVSLATNSVYTPSITSVQQAPSAARQQISTYITVPPSPLIQTLVQGNILVSDEVLMSAMSAFTSLDQPMPAVQPPVQSSMSMHAGAGYLSQPPPPPPPPPPPPPQPPPPPPSLAAPGQPGGGGGVVEVYSAPAPMAASSTVEIQTLGMQPYPPMEVPSQCVESPVYPSPPVYSPGKQGFKAKSTSAPTPLSSAGGGSVVGFDSPAAAKTRRCKNESGLQEGKPKSPKLKCTYCDKAFTKNFDLQQHIRSHTGEKPFQCIVCGRAFAQKSNVKKHMQTHKVWPPGLGCTISRNSITVQVMALNPSQPEDEENTGLPPRNTVPPAQELSPLEESEAAKLEAKQVVLIDSSYQCQFCPSKFNTYFQLKSHMTQHKNEQVYKCVVKTCAQTFQKLESFLEHIKSHQEELSYRCHLCSKDFPSLYELGVHQYSHSLLPQHSPKKDMAVYKCVKCVNKYSTPEALEHHLQTATHNFPCPHCQKVFPCERYLRRHIPTHGGGSKFKCQICKKFFRREHYLKLHAHIHSGEKPFKCSVCDAAFNRKDKLKRHMLIHEPFKKYKCPFSSHTGCNKEFNRPDKLKAHILSHSGMKIHKCQYCNKSFSRRAHMVEHQRSHTGNYKYRCPTCSKGFTRHKYMREHKCRLGSPKDKELQLRKAQKKRAARGRKAGLPLGLPELKDGAAGDSSPEGGPNKEPFQESDAVLSIVVGGSGTADPELVPGQPNSMGSNLALTELQTASDGPCTMLAVPVYIQTSE; encoded by the exons GGATGGATAACCAgacagtgctggctgtgcagtCCTTACTGGATGGCCAAGGAGGTGTCACGGACCCGTCTGCTCCCAGTGTCAACTCCTCCACCGCCATCCAGCCCATGG ATGACGAAGACGTGTTCCTGTGTGGGAAGTGCAAGAAGCAGTTCAACTCCCTGCCTGCCTTCATGACCCACAAaagagagcagtgccagggcagtgccccaTCCCTCTCCTCAGTATCTCTGGCCACCAACAGCGTGTACACCCCGTCCATCACCTCAGTGCAGCaggctcccagtgctgcccgCCAG caaatcTCTACGTACATCACAGTTCCCCCATCCCCTCTGATTCAGACCCTGGTGCAGGGGAACATCTTGGTCAGTGACGAGGTGCTGATGTCAGCCATGTCTGCTTTCACCTCCTTGGACCAGCCCATGCCAGCAGTGCAGCCCCCAGTGCAG AGCAGCATGAGTATGCACGCCGGGGCTGGCTACCTGTCCCAGccccctccgccgccgccgcccccgccgccgccccctccgCAGCCCCCGCCTCCCCCGCCGAGCCTGGCGGCTCCCGGGcagcccggcggcggcggcggcgtgGTGGAGGTGTACAGTGCCCCTGCTCCCATGGCAGCATCCAGCACCGTGGAGATCCAGACCCTGGGCATGCAGCCATACCCGCCCATGGAG GTACCAAGCCAGTGTGTGGAAAGCCCAGTGTACCCCTCTCCCCCTGTGTACAGCCCTGGGAAGCAGGGCTTCAAGGCCAAGAGCACCAGTGCTCCCACCCccctgagcagtgcaggaggaggcTCTGTGGTTGGTTTTgattcccctgctgctgccaaaactCGCCGCTGCAAGAACGAGAGTGGGCTGCAGGAAG GCAAACCCAAGTCCCCCAAGCTGAAATGCACATACTGTGACAAGGCCTTTACCAAGAACTTtgacctgcagcagcacatcagGAG TCACACAGGTGAGAAGCCCTTCCAGTGCATCGTGTGTGGCCGTGCCTTTGCTCAGAAGTCCAACGTGAAGAAGCACATGCAGACCCATAAGGTGTGgcctccagggctgggctgcaccaTCTCCCGCAACTCCATCACTGTGCAGGTCATGGCCCTGAACCCCAGCCAGCCTGAGGACGAGGAGAACACAG GACTGCCCCCCAGGAACACGGTGCCCCCGgcccaggagctgagccccTTGGAGGAGAGCGAGGCGGCCAAGCTGGAGGCCAAGCAGGTTGTCCTCATTGACAGCTCCTACCAGTGCCAGTTCTGCCCCAGCAAGTTCAACACCTACTTCCAGCTCAAGTCACACATGACACAGCACAAGAATGAGCAG gtATACAAATGTGTGGTGAAGACCTGTGCCCAGACCTTCCAGAAGCTGGAGTCCTTCCTTGAGCACATCAAGAGCCACCAGGAGGAGCTGAGTTACCgctgccacctctgcagcaaGGACTTCCCCTCGCTGTACGAGCTGGGCGTGCACCAGTACTCACACagcctgctgccccagcacagccccaagaAGGACATGGCCGTGTACAA GTGTGTGAAGTGTGTCAATAAATACTCCACCCCAGAAGCCCTGGAGCACCATCTGCAGACAGCAACGCACAACTTCCCCTGCCCTCACTGCCAGAAG GTGTTCCCCTGTGAGCGGTACCTGCGCCGCCACATCCCCACACACGGCGGGGGCAGCAAGTTCAAGTGCCAGATCTGTAAGAAGTTCTTCCGGCGGGAGCACTACCTCAAGCTGCACGCCCACATCCACTCGG GTGAGAAGCCCTTCAAGTGCTCGGTGTGTGACGCAGCGTTCAATCGCAAGGACAAGCTCAAGCGCCACATGCTCATCCACGAGCCCTTCAAGAAATACAAATGTCCCTTCTC aAGCCACACAGGCTGCAATAAAGAATTCAACAGGCCTGACAAGCTGAAGGCTCACATTCTGTCCCATTCAG GGATGAAGATCCATAAGTGCCAGTACTGTAACAAGTCCTTCAGCCGCCGCGCCCACATGGTGGAGCACCAGCGCTCGCACACCGGCAACTACAAATACCGCTGTCCCACGTGCAGCAAGGGCTTCACCCGCCACAAGTACATGAGGGAGCACAAGTGCCGCCTGGGCTCGCCCAAGgacaaggagctgcagctcaggaaggCCCAGAAGaagcgggcggcgcggggccgcaAGGCGGGGCTGCCGCTGGGGCTGCCCGAGCTCAAGGACGGCGCTGCCGGGGACAGCTCCCCCGAGGGGGGCCCCAACAAGGAGCCCTTCCAGGAGTCGGACGCTGTCCTGTCCATCGTGGTTGGTGGGTCAGGAACTGCAGACCCTGAGCTGGTTCCTGGGCAGCCCAACAGCATGggctccaacctggccctgacagAGCTGCAGACGGCCTCAGATGGGCCCTGCAccatgctggctgtgcctgtgtaCATCCAGACCTCCGAGTGA